A window of Pirellula sp. SH-Sr6A contains these coding sequences:
- the lipA gene encoding lipoyl synthase, producing MGCMTAPTFEPSRRLPSWLRREVPKGNDNRFTSGLLSELKLETVCENAKCPNRMECYSQKTATFMILGNVCTRPCGFCAVQRGKPEELELDEPDRVAEAAHRLGLRHVVITSVTRDDLPDGGAEHFYQCVLAVREKTGATIEVLTPDFVRHKHGLDRVIEAAPEVFNHNMETVPRLYRRVRGPKSDYAWTLELLQHIKRSNPAIKTKSGLMLGLGETREELLDCLADLRRVDCDFLTLGQYLQPGPKYLPVERYVHPDEFEELRGLAKGMGFKRVASGPFVRSSYHAKEMADAD from the coding sequence ATGGGGTGCATGACCGCTCCGACCTTTGAGCCCAGCAGGCGGTTGCCATCTTGGTTGCGACGCGAAGTGCCTAAGGGGAACGATAATCGATTTACCTCGGGGTTGCTGAGCGAGTTGAAACTGGAGACGGTGTGCGAGAATGCGAAGTGCCCAAATCGCATGGAATGCTATTCACAAAAAACAGCAACGTTCATGATTCTAGGCAATGTCTGCACCAGGCCCTGCGGATTCTGTGCCGTGCAGCGAGGCAAGCCAGAGGAGCTGGAGTTGGATGAACCGGACCGTGTCGCAGAAGCGGCTCATCGGTTGGGGCTGCGGCACGTGGTGATCACTTCGGTCACGCGAGACGATCTACCGGATGGCGGAGCGGAACACTTTTACCAATGCGTTCTCGCGGTACGCGAGAAAACGGGCGCAACAATCGAAGTGCTAACCCCCGATTTTGTACGCCATAAGCACGGGCTCGATCGGGTTATCGAGGCAGCGCCGGAAGTATTCAATCACAATATGGAGACGGTTCCACGCCTCTATCGGCGCGTACGTGGGCCCAAGAGCGATTACGCTTGGACATTGGAATTGCTGCAACATATCAAACGATCGAATCCGGCGATCAAGACCAAGAGTGGATTGATGCTCGGGCTGGGGGAGACACGCGAGGAACTTCTCGATTGTTTGGCGGACTTGAGAAGGGTCGATTGCGACTTCCTCACTCTGGGGCAATACTTGCAGCCAGGCCCCAAGTACTTGCCGGTCGAACGCTATGTCCACCCCGATGAGTTCGAAGAGCTACGAGGACTCGCCAAAGGCATGGGATTCAAGCGGGTGGCTTCAGGCCCGTTTGTAAGATCGTCGTACCACGCCAAAGAAATGGCTGACGCAGATTGA